The Erinaceus europaeus unplaced genomic scaffold, mEriEur2.1 scaffold_1250, whole genome shotgun sequence genome contains the following window.
caaactggaatccttaaaccagcccttgcactttgcaccacatgcgcttaaggaacctgggactttgaagcctgagacatgagagtctctttgcataaccattatgctatctcccctgacccaatgttttgtgtttttctaccagggtattgctggagctccatgcctgcatgatgaatccacgtTCCACCTCTGGCAGACCACCTTTCCtcttttggggctcagtgccaatgctataaatccactactcctggagattttttttttttctttgtaatttatttgacaggacagagagaaattgagagggggagggagatagagagggagagagaatgatagataactgcagacttgcttcacctcttgtgaagtaccctccccacagcaggtggagagtagggttcaaacctgggtcctcatgcactaccacccggcctcctgtaatacactttcatgcttgagactgaggttccaggttcaattcctggcccgaatcaaaagccagagctgagcagtgctctgacaaaaacaaaataggtgGAAGAGGATAGACTGAGAAGAGAGGTTAGGAAAAGGGAGAAGGGAAACACATCATCCTTCAAGgctggggaggaaaggggagctagGATGATGACTAGTGGATAAGTGGAAACAAGTTTACCTGGAGGAGTAGCAGGGGAACCCGCAGGTGGCTGGGGAGCTGTAGGGCTGCTGTCACTCTGCACCTGCAGGCACAAATTCCACACTCAGTCCTTGCTCTCCACCAAGATTCTTGGCTCTCTTTCCCCATGGCCATGGGACTTACCGTCTTGTTGGGTGGCTGCTGAGCGCTGTACTCTGGGTTTGGCTCACTGAAGTTAGGAACTTCAGAATAAACCATACAGAATCTGCAAGGGAAGACATCAGCCAAAGTAGCAGACCCACCTTTTGACCTATTGCTGGAGATCTCAGACCCAGACAGGTCCAGATAAAGGGGCGGCTCAGGGACTTGTATGCTTTAGATTGCAAGTTTCAGTCTGGGTGGCTGGAATAATCCTCAGACGctggaatagtgctctggtatctctctctcgttaaataaataaagtgctgggaagacagcataatgattctgcaagactttcatgcctgaagctcagaggtccccggttcaactgcaagcaccaccataaactgtgCAATGCTCTAGTCTTTAATCTCTCTCattgatatatatatggagggggctgggcagtggcacacctagttaggcACACAtcaacatgtgcaaggatctgggttcaagtccctgtccccacctgcagggggaaggcttcactagcagtgaagtaggtctgcaggtatttatttttttttaatttctttattggggagttaatgttttacattcaacagtaaatacaatagtttgtacatgcataacattcccagtttcccatataacaataccaccccccactaggtcctctatttttttttcccccttttgttgcccttgttgtagcttcgttgtggctattattattgcccttgttgatgcaattcgttgttggataggacagagagaaatggagagaggaggggaagacagagggggagagaaagatagatacctgcagacctgcttcaccgcctgtgaagcgactcccctgcaggtgg
Protein-coding sequences here:
- the LOC103122727 gene encoding SOSS complex subunit B1 isoform X1 is translated as MTTETFVKDIKPGLKNLNLIFIVLETGRVTKTKDGHEVRTCKVADKTGSINISVWDDVGNLIQPGDIIRLTKGYASVFKGCLTLYTGRGGDLQKIGEFCMVYSEVPNFSEPNPEYSAQQPPNKTVQSDSSPTAPQPPAGSPATPPGKLVSTYPLVIILAPLSSPALKDDVFPFSLFLTSLLSLSSSTYFVFVRALLSSGF